In the Candidatus Baltobacteraceae bacterium genome, one interval contains:
- the topA gene encoding type I DNA topoisomerase has product MARPLIIVESPTKARTIKKFLPGRYAVKASVGHVRDLPKSTLGVDVDNGFVPKYLTIKGKGEIIKELRSAVKSATDVYLATDPDREGESIAWHLAELLKLQDPKRIELHEITKDATLAALRDPHKIKIPLVNAQQARRILDRLVGYKISPLLWAKLRGGLSAGRVQSVAVRLVVDREREIQAFVAKEYWSITATLAPGSGEMVFPAEFYSRDGERIEISNKALADEIVTAVEHAPWRVATIKQREQRRNPAPPFTTSTLQQEASRRLRIRVRRVMQLAQALYEGMDLGSEGTVGLITYMRTDSTRISDAARDSAVSYVDATYGKDFVGPFRQHKLREGAQDAHEAIRPTAVERTPERMSQFLKRDELRLYTLIWERFVASQMAAAVYDQTTVDCESKGAGHTHVFRATGSVLKFAGFTAVYDESTSEDAANAAPPAAKSKNGKVIKPRVMLPVLEAEQGLDLRALDPKQHFTEPPPRYTEATLVRALEENRIGRPSTYSTIVETIQARTYVEQIERRFHPTEIGFAVNDLLVEHFPDIVDVNFTANMEQRLDRIEESDDGWEPTRILLSEFYGDFKRELDEAEKKLPKLEIRDEPTDEICPKCGRPMVIKTGRFGRFISCTGYPECKTTRPILKDTGALCPKDGGKIVERKSRKGRIFYGCANYPACDFVSWDRVIPEPCPVCGSYVVAKTRRGGTVRFECSTDKEHDLSQLGAKDSSGEQIEGGTSASADEVEADLEHVPV; this is encoded by the coding sequence TTGGCGAGGCCACTCATAATCGTAGAGTCGCCGACCAAAGCTCGGACGATCAAGAAATTCCTACCGGGGCGCTACGCAGTTAAAGCCTCGGTGGGTCACGTTCGTGATCTTCCAAAGAGCACGCTTGGTGTCGACGTCGACAATGGCTTCGTTCCCAAATATCTCACTATTAAAGGGAAGGGCGAGATCATCAAGGAGCTGCGCTCGGCTGTCAAATCGGCGACCGATGTGTATCTCGCGACCGACCCCGACCGCGAAGGCGAATCGATTGCGTGGCACCTTGCCGAGCTTCTGAAGCTGCAAGATCCCAAGCGTATCGAGCTCCACGAGATCACCAAAGACGCGACGCTTGCCGCGCTCAGAGATCCGCACAAGATCAAGATCCCGCTCGTGAACGCGCAGCAGGCGCGCCGGATTCTCGACCGCCTCGTCGGCTATAAGATTTCGCCTCTGCTCTGGGCCAAGCTGCGTGGCGGCCTTTCGGCCGGACGCGTACAATCCGTAGCGGTCCGGCTGGTCGTCGATCGCGAACGCGAGATTCAGGCCTTCGTTGCGAAAGAATATTGGTCGATCACCGCAACGCTGGCGCCGGGCAGCGGCGAGATGGTTTTCCCCGCCGAGTTCTATTCGCGTGACGGCGAGCGGATCGAAATTTCGAACAAGGCTTTGGCCGATGAGATCGTCACGGCCGTCGAGCATGCGCCCTGGCGCGTCGCGACCATCAAACAGCGCGAGCAGCGCCGCAATCCCGCCCCGCCGTTTACGACCTCGACGCTTCAGCAAGAGGCCTCGCGCCGTTTGCGAATTCGCGTCCGGCGCGTCATGCAGCTCGCGCAGGCGCTCTACGAAGGTATGGACCTCGGGTCCGAAGGGACTGTCGGTCTGATCACCTACATGCGCACCGATTCGACGCGCATCTCAGACGCTGCACGCGACTCGGCGGTCAGCTACGTCGATGCGACCTACGGCAAGGATTTCGTCGGACCGTTCCGCCAGCACAAGCTGCGTGAAGGCGCGCAGGACGCGCACGAAGCGATCCGGCCGACAGCGGTCGAGCGGACGCCCGAGCGCATGTCGCAGTTCCTCAAGCGCGACGAGCTTCGCTTGTATACGCTCATCTGGGAGCGTTTCGTCGCATCTCAAATGGCAGCCGCAGTCTACGATCAGACGACCGTCGATTGCGAGTCCAAGGGCGCTGGGCACACGCACGTTTTCCGCGCGACGGGAAGCGTGCTGAAGTTCGCCGGCTTCACGGCAGTCTACGACGAGAGCACGTCTGAGGATGCCGCGAATGCAGCGCCGCCTGCCGCCAAGAGCAAGAACGGAAAGGTCATAAAGCCCCGCGTGATGCTGCCGGTTCTCGAGGCGGAACAGGGGCTCGATCTGCGAGCCCTGGACCCAAAGCAGCACTTTACAGAGCCGCCCCCGCGCTACACCGAAGCGACGCTCGTGCGTGCGCTCGAGGAGAACCGGATCGGCCGGCCGTCGACGTACAGCACAATCGTCGAGACGATTCAGGCGCGCACGTACGTCGAACAGATCGAGCGGCGCTTCCATCCGACCGAGATCGGGTTTGCCGTCAACGATCTGCTGGTCGAGCATTTCCCGGACATCGTCGACGTCAATTTTACGGCCAACATGGAGCAGCGGCTGGACCGCATCGAGGAGTCGGACGATGGTTGGGAACCGACGCGCATCCTGCTCTCGGAGTTCTACGGCGATTTCAAGCGCGAGCTCGACGAAGCCGAGAAGAAGCTTCCCAAACTCGAAATTCGCGATGAACCCACCGACGAGATCTGCCCGAAGTGTGGCCGTCCGATGGTGATCAAGACGGGACGTTTCGGACGGTTCATCTCGTGCACCGGTTATCCCGAGTGCAAGACGACGCGACCGATTCTCAAAGACACGGGCGCGCTGTGTCCCAAAGACGGCGGCAAGATCGTCGAACGCAAATCGCGCAAGGGCCGCATCTTTTACGGCTGCGCAAACTATCCGGCGTGCGACTTTGTCTCGTGGGATCGCGTGATTCCCGAGCCGTGCCCGGTCTGCGGATCGTACGTCGTGGCTAAGACGCGTCGCGGTGGAACGGTTCGCTTCGAATGCTCGACCGATAAAGAGCACGATCTCTCGCAACTAGGCGCCAAAGATTCGAGCGGCGAGCAAATCGAAGGCGGCACGTCGGCGTCGGCCGACGAGGTCGAAGCCGATCTGGAGCATGTCCCCGTCTAA
- the trmFO gene encoding methylenetetrahydrofolate--tRNA-(uracil(54)-C(5))-methyltransferase (FADH(2)-oxidizing) TrmFO, translating into MSPSNALVVIGGGLAGCEAAWQAAEAGVEVDLYEMRPARRSPAHQTDALAELVCSNSLRGAALENAVGLLKEELHRCGSLILMAARKHAVPAGGALAVDRVLFSGEIEAQISAHPRIRLRREEISEIPLDRRTIVACGPLPGAGLADSIDHLVGGGRLHYYDAAAPIVATDSIDESKMYRKSRYDKGGGDDYLNIPLDRDAYLQFINDLRTQPRHELKEFEKATYFEGCLPIEEMADRGDDVLRFGPLKPVGLADPRTGKAPYAVVQLRKENAEGSALNLVGFQTRLTWPAQKEVFGRFPGLENAEWLRLGVMHRNTFIDSPRLLDRFFRLHSHPNISFAGQVTGAEGYVEAAACGMIAGRAAARELIGIEPIDVPADTALGAVVAHVQNTATHDFQPANVTWAYFSSGPDLPRHKRERHRVLAERALVRIAAWEAAHGTLLASIG; encoded by the coding sequence ATGTCCCCGTCTAACGCGCTTGTCGTGATCGGCGGCGGCCTTGCCGGCTGCGAGGCCGCGTGGCAAGCAGCGGAAGCGGGCGTCGAGGTCGACCTCTATGAGATGCGGCCGGCGCGCCGTTCGCCGGCGCATCAAACGGACGCCCTCGCCGAGCTCGTCTGCAGCAATTCGCTGCGCGGAGCGGCGCTCGAGAACGCAGTCGGCCTTTTAAAAGAAGAACTGCACCGCTGCGGCTCGCTGATCTTGATGGCGGCGCGCAAGCATGCAGTCCCGGCCGGTGGTGCCCTGGCCGTCGATCGCGTCCTGTTCAGCGGCGAGATCGAAGCGCAGATCAGCGCGCATCCGCGAATCCGCCTGCGCCGCGAAGAGATCAGCGAGATTCCGCTCGATCGCCGCACAATCGTTGCGTGCGGACCGCTCCCCGGAGCCGGCCTCGCCGATTCGATCGATCATCTGGTTGGCGGCGGCCGTCTGCACTACTACGATGCTGCCGCGCCGATCGTCGCGACCGATTCGATCGACGAATCGAAGATGTATCGCAAGTCGCGTTACGACAAGGGCGGCGGCGACGACTATCTCAACATCCCGCTGGATCGCGATGCCTATCTGCAATTTATCAACGACTTGCGCACGCAGCCGCGGCACGAGCTCAAGGAATTCGAGAAGGCTACGTATTTCGAGGGTTGTCTGCCCATCGAAGAAATGGCCGATCGCGGCGACGACGTATTGCGGTTCGGTCCGCTCAAACCGGTCGGGCTCGCCGATCCACGCACGGGGAAGGCTCCCTACGCTGTCGTGCAGCTGCGAAAAGAGAACGCCGAAGGTTCGGCGCTCAATCTTGTCGGCTTTCAAACGCGCCTCACGTGGCCCGCGCAAAAGGAAGTCTTCGGGCGATTCCCGGGTCTGGAAAATGCCGAATGGCTCCGCCTCGGCGTGATGCATCGCAACACGTTCATCGACAGTCCGCGTTTGCTCGACCGGTTTTTCCGCTTGCATTCACATCCGAACATTTCGTTTGCGGGCCAGGTCACCGGCGCCGAAGGTTACGTCGAAGCCGCGGCATGCGGGATGATCGCGGGTCGTGCGGCAGCGCGCGAGCTGATCGGTATCGAGCCGATCGACGTCCCCGCCGACACGGCGCTGGGCGCGGTCGTTGCGCACGTTCAGAACACCGCGACGCACGATTTCCAACCCGCCAATGTCACCTGGGCGTACTTTTCATCGGGGCCCGACCTGCCGCGCCACAAGCGCGAGCGTCACCGGGTGCTCGCGGAGAGGGCGCTCGTCCGGATCGCCGCATGGGAAGCGGCGCACGGAACTTTGCTAGCCTCGATCGGGTAA
- the hslV gene encoding ATP-dependent protease subunit HslV, with amino-acid sequence MPSRFHSTTILAVLRDGKLAVAGDGQVTFDKTIMKHSARKVRRIAEGRAIAGFAGSAADGITLLEKFEAKLNEYKSNIVRAAVELAKDWRQDRALRRLEALLIVGTAEHLFVLSGTGDVIEPDDGIAAVGSGGPYAQAAAIALSQNTSLSPEEIARKALEIAGKIDIYTNADIVVETL; translated from the coding sequence GTGCCATCACGTTTTCACTCAACGACGATTCTCGCCGTCCTTCGCGACGGCAAGCTGGCGGTTGCCGGCGACGGACAAGTCACGTTCGATAAGACCATCATGAAGCACAGTGCGCGCAAGGTGCGCCGCATCGCCGAGGGTCGTGCCATTGCCGGGTTTGCGGGATCCGCAGCCGACGGAATTACGCTGCTCGAAAAATTCGAGGCCAAGCTTAACGAATACAAGAGCAATATCGTGCGCGCTGCCGTCGAGCTTGCCAAGGATTGGCGGCAAGACCGCGCGCTCCGCCGCCTCGAGGCGCTGCTCATCGTCGGGACAGCCGAGCATCTCTTCGTGCTTTCGGGGACCGGGGACGTTATCGAGCCCGACGATGGTATCGCGGCCGTAGGGAGCGGCGGACCGTACGCGCAGGCCGCTGCAATCGCGCTGTCCCAGAACACGTCACTCTCGCCCGAGGAGATCGCGCGTAAGGCGCTCGAGATCGCGGGAAAGATCGATATCTATACAAACGCGGACATCGTGGTGGAGACGCTCTAG
- the hslU gene encoding ATP-dependent protease ATPase subunit HslU: MPELTPRQIVAELDKYIVGQANAKRAVAIAMRNRYRREKLADEMRAEVSPKNILMIGPTGVGKTEIARRLATLANAPFVKVEATKYTEVGYVGRDVESMVRDLVEAAIHMVREERRAEVIEPADANAVERVVDLLYPETRAPSPQSAQNPFAALGSIFGGTGFSGTAATQTQAPPQAPNDPNAQNTREQARADVLRGFYDVRLVDVEVEEAASMPIGVIGGDASGGQADIGEMLGGLLPKRRVHKRITVAEARRIFAQEEEQKLIDMDAVKREALRRAGEKGIIFVDEIDKVAGRDRGGGPDVSREGVQRDILPIVEGSTVNTKYGPVKTDHVLFIAAGAFHTSKPSDLIPELQGRFPIRVELDSLTAADFETILTQPKNALIEQYKQLLSVEGVTLEFTQDAIAELARIATQVNDVTENIGARRLHTVLEKLLEDVSFEAPEKTGTVRVDGAYVRDRLAQIAGNTDLSAYIL, encoded by the coding sequence ATGCCCGAACTTACGCCGCGGCAAATCGTCGCCGAGCTCGACAAATACATCGTCGGACAGGCGAACGCCAAGCGCGCCGTCGCAATCGCGATGCGCAATCGCTATCGCCGCGAGAAGTTGGCCGACGAGATGCGCGCCGAAGTCAGTCCGAAGAACATTTTGATGATCGGTCCGACCGGCGTCGGCAAGACCGAGATCGCGCGGCGCTTGGCGACGCTCGCAAACGCGCCGTTCGTCAAAGTCGAGGCCACGAAATATACCGAGGTCGGCTATGTCGGACGGGACGTCGAGTCGATGGTGCGCGATCTGGTAGAGGCCGCGATTCACATGGTCCGTGAAGAGCGTCGCGCGGAAGTCATCGAGCCTGCGGATGCCAATGCGGTCGAGCGCGTCGTCGATTTGCTCTATCCCGAAACGCGCGCACCCTCTCCACAGTCAGCGCAAAATCCGTTTGCCGCGCTCGGCTCGATTTTCGGCGGGACGGGTTTTTCAGGGACGGCGGCTACGCAGACCCAGGCTCCGCCACAAGCACCGAACGATCCGAACGCGCAAAATACTCGCGAGCAGGCGCGTGCCGACGTGTTGCGTGGTTTTTACGACGTGCGGCTTGTCGACGTGGAAGTGGAAGAAGCTGCCTCGATGCCGATCGGGGTAATCGGCGGCGACGCATCCGGCGGCCAAGCCGATATCGGCGAGATGCTGGGCGGTTTGCTGCCGAAGCGCCGCGTCCACAAGCGCATCACCGTCGCGGAAGCGCGCCGCATCTTCGCGCAAGAGGAAGAACAGAAGCTGATCGACATGGACGCCGTCAAGCGCGAAGCGCTGCGCCGCGCCGGCGAGAAAGGCATCATCTTCGTCGACGAGATCGATAAGGTCGCGGGACGTGATCGTGGCGGCGGCCCGGACGTCTCACGCGAAGGCGTCCAGCGCGATATTCTGCCGATCGTCGAAGGCAGCACAGTCAACACCAAGTACGGGCCGGTCAAGACGGACCATGTCCTCTTCATCGCGGCCGGCGCATTCCACACGAGCAAGCCGTCGGATTTGATTCCCGAGCTGCAAGGACGCTTTCCGATTCGCGTCGAGCTCGATTCGCTGACCGCGGCGGATTTCGAAACGATTCTCACGCAACCGAAAAATGCATTGATCGAGCAATATAAACAACTGCTCAGCGTCGAGGGTGTGACGCTCGAGTTTACACAGGACGCGATTGCGGAGCTCGCACGTATCGCAACCCAGGTCAACGACGTTACAGAGAATATCGGCGCGCGCCGTCTGCACACGGTCCTTGAGAAGTTGCTCGAAGACGTCAGCTTCGAAGCGCCCGAGAAAACCGGAACGGTCCGGGTCGACGGAGCCTACGTACGCGATCGTCTTGCTCAAATCGCCGGCAACACCGACCTAAGCGCGTATATTCTCTGA
- a CDS encoding APC family permease, producing MASVSGSTDAFRLAKVAGVLAVCASAVSQEYGSGINFVMVNSLSQYPAVKWLVPLAMFAAGIVLIPKVALYARLSSIAPRAGSSYVWLTRSLNLPVGFIAAFLWFVGVGAAGGFLAYASSPFIGSFLTSIGVDGSWCTTVIGHLVIGLAAIWILFALHNSGVQNYATFVSVMFVLVLIAAALTIAYGFGTSQDFFIQRVSAIVPGITATPPDASPPSISAFISTITLFMFAYGGLTAATSLGGEAREPREKTMPRGIIYGFATALVLYTLIAFALFHAVPYWAVGPLILAKKQALATTPGLIGLIAPKVASAFLNFLVAVIVVKTIAPGMLDCSRYLFAWANDGLLPAAFGQTNKNKAPQLALMTIALLDTLFLFEATFIGWSIGVVVRSISLVLVFGMVGVGIYNMKYGSAKNSELARVVKEHPDVLLWAPLAIIIAIILISSVIVVPKAPWYFQPSFQGLISILIAIWIYMTAVKRDPNVAAKAAAHLTAE from the coding sequence ATGGCCAGTGTTTCTGGGTCAACGGATGCCTTTCGCCTTGCGAAAGTCGCCGGGGTTCTTGCGGTCTGCGCTTCGGCTGTTTCCCAAGAGTACGGTAGCGGCATCAACTTCGTCATGGTGAACAGCCTTAGCCAATATCCGGCGGTTAAGTGGCTCGTTCCATTGGCGATGTTCGCTGCAGGAATCGTACTCATTCCCAAGGTCGCATTGTATGCACGGCTCTCATCCATCGCACCCCGCGCGGGTTCGAGCTACGTGTGGTTGACGCGCTCGCTGAATCTGCCGGTCGGATTCATCGCTGCGTTTCTTTGGTTCGTCGGCGTTGGCGCAGCCGGCGGGTTTCTCGCGTACGCAAGCTCGCCGTTCATCGGGTCGTTTCTGACCTCGATTGGCGTCGACGGCAGCTGGTGCACGACGGTGATCGGGCATCTCGTCATCGGCTTGGCGGCGATTTGGATCCTTTTCGCTCTGCATAATTCGGGCGTGCAAAACTACGCGACGTTCGTCTCCGTCATGTTCGTGCTCGTTTTGATCGCAGCGGCGCTAACGATCGCCTACGGTTTCGGGACGTCGCAGGACTTCTTCATACAAAGGGTCTCGGCAATCGTCCCCGGCATTACCGCGACGCCTCCGGATGCGTCTCCGCCGAGTATCAGCGCGTTCATATCGACGATAACGCTCTTCATGTTCGCGTACGGCGGGTTGACCGCTGCGACGTCGCTCGGTGGCGAAGCGCGCGAACCCCGCGAGAAGACGATGCCACGCGGCATCATCTACGGTTTCGCGACGGCGCTCGTGCTTTACACGCTGATCGCGTTCGCACTCTTCCACGCAGTTCCGTACTGGGCAGTCGGGCCGCTCATTCTCGCAAAGAAGCAAGCTCTCGCGACAACGCCCGGCTTAATCGGACTAATCGCACCCAAAGTAGCGTCCGCGTTCCTCAACTTCCTGGTCGCAGTCATCGTCGTCAAGACGATTGCGCCGGGGATGCTCGACTGTTCGCGGTATCTGTTCGCCTGGGCCAACGACGGGCTGCTGCCCGCTGCGTTCGGTCAGACGAACAAAAACAAAGCGCCGCAGCTCGCACTCATGACGATCGCTCTGCTCGATACGCTGTTTCTGTTCGAAGCAACGTTCATTGGTTGGTCGATCGGCGTCGTCGTTCGTTCGATCAGTCTCGTGCTCGTATTCGGGATGGTCGGCGTCGGCATCTACAACATGAAGTACGGGAGTGCGAAGAACAGCGAGCTCGCGCGGGTCGTCAAAGAACATCCGGACGTCCTGCTCTGGGCGCCGCTTGCGATCATCATCGCGATCATCCTGATTTCGAGCGTGATCGTGGTGCCGAAGGCTCCATGGTATTTCCAACCCAGCTTCCAAGGTCTGATCTCGATCTTGATCGCGATCTGGATCTACATGACGGCGGTCAAGCGTGACCCGAACGTCGCGGCCAAAGCCGCAGCCCATCTAACAGCCGAATAA
- a CDS encoding type II CAAX endopeptidase family protein → MTTAAPSPSRPYPLWPTLGTIVLVLGAGFFAMIVAGIPTVITLGTPMNPGDVGANIVEAAFYLGGLAVLVPMLERVSHRSLSQLGVRPLDKFSWAVVAILLVALLLMQIIYQAILGAFHQENHVQAGFEHFRVVSPAAAIMVLLTGSLIAPIAEELFFRGLIFNALASRMPVLLAAVISGVLFGLGHGDLVLFPALTLFGILQAICYRISGNLIVPIIVHAANNAILLALMIAIPGFR, encoded by the coding sequence GTGACGACAGCGGCTCCATCGCCGTCCCGGCCGTATCCGCTGTGGCCGACGCTCGGGACAATCGTTCTGGTGCTGGGTGCAGGCTTCTTCGCGATGATCGTGGCCGGTATCCCAACCGTCATCACGCTCGGCACACCGATGAACCCGGGCGATGTCGGCGCCAACATCGTCGAAGCGGCCTTCTATCTCGGCGGACTCGCCGTGCTCGTTCCGATGCTCGAACGTGTTTCGCACCGCTCGCTTTCGCAGCTCGGCGTTCGGCCGCTCGACAAGTTCTCGTGGGCCGTCGTCGCCATTTTGCTCGTCGCGCTGCTGCTGATGCAAATCATCTATCAAGCAATCCTCGGCGCCTTCCATCAGGAGAATCATGTCCAAGCCGGCTTCGAACATTTCCGCGTCGTTTCGCCGGCCGCCGCGATCATGGTTTTGCTAACCGGCTCGCTCATCGCACCGATTGCGGAGGAGTTGTTTTTTCGGGGCCTGATCTTTAACGCGCTCGCGTCACGCATGCCCGTCCTTCTGGCGGCGGTCATCAGTGGTGTGTTGTTCGGACTCGGACACGGCGATCTCGTACTGTTCCCGGCGCTCACGCTCTTTGGGATACTGCAAGCAATCTGTTATCGCATCAGCGGTAATTTGATCGTGCCGATTATCGTGCACGCGGCGAACAATGCGATTCTCCTGGCCCTGATGATCGCCATCCCGGGATTTCGCTAA
- the def gene encoding peptide deformylase yields the protein MPYIRPILTDDHPTLRKVARKVDLDELREPLFQQLIDDMFETMYNAPGIGLAAPQIDVGKRIFVIHLHDDDENHGPFVFINPKFTITEGEIESVEGCLSVPGFIGDLTRFERVVCAGLDRNGRKISVEASGDLFSRCLQHEMDHLDGILYVDKAKNIRPAVTEEELEAAEAVEI from the coding sequence ATGCCGTACATCCGACCGATTCTGACCGACGATCATCCCACGCTGCGCAAGGTCGCGAGGAAAGTCGATCTCGACGAGCTTCGCGAGCCGCTCTTTCAGCAGTTGATCGATGACATGTTCGAGACAATGTACAACGCGCCCGGAATCGGACTGGCGGCGCCGCAAATCGACGTCGGCAAGCGGATATTCGTCATTCATTTGCACGACGACGACGAGAATCACGGACCATTCGTGTTCATCAACCCGAAGTTCACGATCACGGAGGGCGAGATCGAGTCGGTCGAGGGCTGTCTTTCGGTGCCCGGATTCATCGGCGACCTCACGCGCTTCGAGCGAGTGGTGTGCGCAGGTCTCGATCGCAATGGCCGCAAGATTTCGGTCGAAGCCAGCGGCGATTTGTTTTCACGCTGCTTACAACACGAAATGGATCACCTCGACGGGATCCTGTACGTCGACAAGGCCAAGAACATTCGACCGGCCGTCACCGAAGAAGAGCTCGAAGCAGCCGAAGCCGTCGAAATCTAA
- a CDS encoding transcription antitermination factor NusB, with translation MRARELALGVVRDVFARDRRLRSAHESFDYHAGRSNLDARDRAFAAELAYGSIKARRYLDWLLAPFVGKRTAELPPTILEILRLGAYQIARMAVPTHAAVSETVGLAKRHGHRGTAGLVNAVLRRLTELEPERRTPQRDTFESDDDFLGTLHSFPTWIVASARAVFGDSQLEAVLSGMNEPPQTALRVNLLRTTADEALDVLASRSIGAKRSDLVSEIILVDGAAPEVLADAEQRWEQQGEIAAVPVDVLDPQPEMHGVELCSGRGNKTLEIVGRTRDRGTLETIEHDAHKIAFDRARLHELGVQSVRLHEGDATQTQVARQDADFVLVDAPCSGLGILGRQPEARWRKEPGDPARLASLQSELLESGSQRVRPGGRLVYSVCTFSPVETGERIETFLREHPEFSRPVTAPKYSAWRLDSGDLRFPPGIERRDGFYVALLERREPA, from the coding sequence GTGAGGGCGCGAGAGCTTGCCCTGGGCGTCGTGCGTGACGTGTTCGCACGCGACCGGCGTTTGCGTAGCGCGCACGAGTCGTTCGACTATCATGCTGGGCGCTCAAATCTCGACGCGCGCGACCGTGCCTTCGCAGCCGAACTTGCCTACGGCTCGATCAAAGCGCGGCGCTACTTGGATTGGCTGCTCGCGCCTTTCGTCGGAAAGCGCACGGCGGAGCTGCCGCCGACGATACTCGAGATCTTACGCTTGGGCGCATATCAGATCGCGCGCATGGCGGTGCCCACACACGCAGCCGTCAGTGAAACGGTCGGACTTGCGAAGCGACACGGGCATCGCGGTACGGCAGGGCTCGTCAATGCGGTGCTTCGCCGCCTTACGGAACTCGAACCGGAACGTCGCACGCCGCAGCGTGACACATTCGAATCGGACGACGATTTCTTGGGAACGCTGCATTCGTTTCCGACCTGGATTGTCGCGAGCGCGCGTGCCGTCTTTGGTGATTCGCAGCTCGAAGCGGTGCTGAGCGGCATGAACGAGCCGCCACAGACGGCGTTGCGCGTCAATTTGCTGCGCACGACGGCGGATGAAGCTCTTGACGTGTTGGCGTCGCGTTCGATCGGCGCAAAACGTTCAGATTTGGTGAGCGAGATCATCCTTGTCGACGGGGCAGCGCCCGAAGTGCTCGCCGATGCGGAGCAGCGCTGGGAACAACAAGGCGAGATCGCTGCCGTTCCCGTCGACGTCCTCGATCCGCAGCCGGAGATGCACGGCGTCGAGCTCTGCAGTGGTCGCGGCAACAAAACGCTCGAGATCGTCGGCCGCACGCGCGATCGCGGAACGCTGGAAACAATCGAACACGACGCGCACAAGATTGCGTTCGATCGTGCCCGGCTGCACGAGCTCGGGGTGCAGAGCGTGCGCCTGCACGAGGGTGATGCGACCCAGACGCAGGTCGCGCGGCAAGATGCCGACTTCGTGCTCGTCGATGCGCCGTGTTCGGGACTCGGAATCCTTGGACGCCAACCCGAAGCGCGCTGGCGCAAAGAACCGGGCGATCCGGCGCGCCTTGCCTCGCTCCAAAGCGAGCTGCTCGAAAGCGGATCGCAGCGTGTTCGTCCCGGTGGCCGCCTTGTCTATTCAGTCTGCACGTTCAGTCCGGTGGAGACCGGCGAACGGATAGAGACGTTTCTCCGCGAGCATCCGGAGTTTTCGCGGCCCGTCACCGCGCCGAAATACAGCGCGTGGCGTCTCGACTCGGGCGACTTGCGTTTCCCGCCCGGAATCGAGCGTCGCGACGGCTTCTACGTCGCGCTTCTCGAACGTCGTGAGCCGGCATGA
- a CDS encoding FhaA domain-containing protein has translation MNPFAAIEDACAQFVERTFARIFPSDVAPAQIARKLVATMESAPAETYLVRLHPRDLASLHAERAELEREWSALLERTTSALGLSIERSARVILHADESLVAGTVAIDPVQGDEQEASARGYAIRVKRGVPLGAAWPIEGTISIGRGSEDGIDLVDPRVSRRHARLTRTDEGVIVEDAGSTNGTQVNGIRISGPTRLVPGDVVILGDTELRVEIGDG, from the coding sequence ATGAACCCGTTTGCTGCAATCGAGGATGCCTGCGCCCAATTTGTCGAGCGCACGTTTGCACGCATCTTTCCGAGCGACGTCGCTCCGGCGCAAATTGCGCGCAAGCTCGTCGCGACGATGGAGAGCGCGCCGGCCGAAACGTATTTGGTGCGCTTGCACCCGCGCGATTTGGCGAGTTTGCACGCTGAGCGCGCCGAGCTCGAACGTGAGTGGAGCGCGTTACTCGAGCGGACGACGTCAGCGCTGGGCCTCTCGATCGAGCGGAGCGCGCGGGTCATCCTGCACGCAGATGAATCCCTGGTCGCGGGCACCGTTGCTATCGATCCCGTCCAAGGTGACGAACAAGAAGCCTCCGCACGCGGCTATGCGATTCGCGTAAAACGTGGCGTGCCGCTCGGCGCAGCATGGCCGATCGAAGGCACGATCAGTATCGGCCGCGGTTCCGAAGACGGGATCGATCTCGTCGATCCGCGCGTCTCGCGCCGTCACGCTCGCCTGACGCGCACTGACGAAGGCGTCATTGTCGAAGATGCCGGCTCAACGAATGGGACGCAGGTCAACGGAATTCGAATTTCCGGCCCGACGCGTCTGGTTCCGGGTGACGTCGTCATCCTCGGCGACACCGAGCTTAGAGTAGAAATCGGTGATGGCTGA
- a CDS encoding FHA domain-containing protein produces MADALANPRLWSLGLVLALVLFAILTARRRMSDVVASEDLGGAPLALEVEVEDDGERRRYRAAHSLLIGRSPSAAISLADPTVSRVHARIERRGIDAYVEDLGSRNGTLLNGTSLVREALLHPGDRVRIGSTDVVYVGVDEWK; encoded by the coding sequence ATGGCTGACGCGCTCGCCAACCCCAGACTCTGGTCGCTGGGACTTGTGCTCGCGCTTGTACTGTTTGCCATTCTGACCGCGAGGCGGAGAATGTCCGACGTTGTCGCCTCTGAGGACTTGGGCGGCGCGCCGCTCGCGCTCGAGGTTGAGGTTGAGGACGATGGTGAGCGGAGGCGCTATCGGGCCGCTCATAGCCTGCTAATCGGCCGCTCTCCCAGCGCCGCGATCAGTCTTGCGGACCCGACGGTCAGCCGCGTGCACGCACGTATTGAAAGGCGGGGCATAGACGCGTATGTTGAGGACCTGGGAAGCCGGAACGGTACGCTTCTGAATGGAACATCTCTCGTCCGCGAAGCGCTCCTTCATCCGGGGGATCGGGTAAGAATAGGTTCGACGGATGTTGTCTACGTAGGGGTGGACGAATGGAAATAG